One genomic segment of Nonomuraea coxensis DSM 45129 includes these proteins:
- a CDS encoding macro domain-containing protein: protein MTARPDQPFRTPGGRARLARRFFLAFGVVSVVLVVALAYGVPFGPLWVALAVAGCLAWALIRDRPRPEAVRRVAGATVVVRAGDLLAEPGELVVGCGDTFDLDAGSLGPAYDGGPERLEEELDLALATRVPTSVESREAKPEGRLRRYPIGTVAVLGGGGRRVHCLACTRMGAAPSLDDLWTALGRLWTAVRDSGAERVAVPLLGAELPIGRDVLVRLIVLSFEAQAQVAPVCRELVVVVPPGENLDLPDLGTNF from the coding sequence GTGACGGCACGCCCGGATCAGCCCTTCCGCACCCCGGGCGGCCGCGCCCGCCTGGCGCGGCGGTTCTTCCTCGCCTTCGGCGTCGTCTCGGTCGTGCTGGTGGTGGCGCTGGCGTACGGCGTCCCGTTCGGGCCGCTGTGGGTGGCGCTCGCGGTGGCCGGCTGCCTGGCCTGGGCGCTGATCCGCGACCGTCCGCGCCCCGAGGCCGTCCGCCGCGTGGCCGGCGCGACGGTCGTGGTCCGCGCCGGCGATCTGCTCGCCGAGCCGGGCGAGCTGGTGGTGGGCTGCGGCGACACCTTCGACCTGGACGCGGGGTCACTGGGCCCGGCCTACGACGGCGGCCCCGAGCGGCTGGAGGAGGAGCTGGACCTGGCGCTCGCCACCCGGGTGCCGACGTCGGTGGAGTCGCGCGAGGCCAAGCCCGAGGGGCGGCTGCGGCGCTACCCGATCGGCACGGTGGCGGTGCTCGGCGGCGGCGGGCGCCGCGTCCACTGCCTGGCCTGTACGCGCATGGGCGCGGCCCCGTCCCTGGACGATCTGTGGACGGCGCTCGGCCGCCTGTGGACGGCGGTGCGCGACAGCGGCGCCGAGCGCGTGGCGGTCCCCCTGCTGGGGGCCGAACTGCCGATCGGCAGGGACGTCCTGGTCAGGCTGATCGTCCTGTCGTTCGAGGCGCAGGCTCAGGTGGCGCCGGTGTGCCGGGAGCTGGTCGTGGTCGTGCCGCCCGGGGAGAATCTCGATCTTCCGGATCTGGGGACGAACTTCTAA
- a CDS encoding RNA polymerase sigma-70 factor, with protein MTRTQGFEQLRPLLFSIAYRLLGSVDDAEDAVQETWLRYAAAGAAPDSVKAYLSTVVTRVAIDQLRSARVRRESYFGEWLPEPLLEDPYQDPERSAELADSVSTTALLMLERLSPAERAVFVLRDVFGFEFPEIADAVGRSEAACRQLAVRARRHMHEGRPRFAAGRRERAELAGRFFDAIRGGDVGALREVLAADVRAFGDGGGKAPVLARAIVGADNVARVFARLVPALLAIGGSVEARELNGEPGAVFRDAEGKVINTVSLDIRGGRIATIRAVANPDKLRHLGPVGDAYKVSREAHEAMRHAG; from the coding sequence GTGACCAGGACCCAGGGCTTCGAGCAGCTCCGGCCGCTGCTGTTCTCGATCGCCTACCGCCTGCTCGGCAGCGTGGACGACGCCGAGGACGCGGTCCAGGAGACCTGGCTGCGGTACGCGGCCGCCGGCGCCGCGCCCGACTCGGTCAAGGCGTACCTGTCGACCGTGGTCACCCGGGTGGCGATCGACCAGCTCCGGTCGGCGCGGGTGCGGCGGGAGTCGTACTTCGGGGAGTGGCTGCCCGAGCCGCTGCTGGAGGACCCCTACCAGGACCCGGAGCGCTCGGCGGAGCTGGCCGACTCGGTCTCCACGACGGCGCTGCTGATGCTCGAACGGCTGAGCCCGGCCGAGCGGGCGGTCTTCGTGCTGCGCGACGTGTTCGGCTTCGAGTTCCCCGAGATCGCCGACGCCGTGGGCCGGTCGGAGGCGGCCTGCCGGCAGCTCGCCGTACGGGCCCGCCGGCACATGCACGAGGGCCGTCCCCGGTTCGCGGCCGGCCGGAGGGAACGCGCGGAGCTCGCCGGGCGCTTCTTCGACGCGATCCGCGGCGGCGACGTCGGCGCGCTGCGCGAGGTGCTCGCCGCCGACGTGCGGGCGTTCGGCGACGGCGGCGGCAAGGCGCCGGTGCTCGCGCGCGCCATCGTCGGCGCGGACAACGTCGCCCGGGTGTTCGCCCGGCTGGTCCCCGCGCTCCTCGCGATCGGCGGCTCGGTCGAGGCGCGCGAGCTGAACGGCGAGCCGGGGGCCGTCTTCCGCGACGCGGAGGGCAAGGTGATCAACACGGTGTCGCTGGACATCCGCGGCGGCAGGATCGCGACGATCCGGGCGGTCGCGAACCCGGACAAGCTGCGGCACCTGGGCCCGGTGGGCGACGCTTACAAGGTCAGCCGCGAGGCCCACGAGGCGATGCGCCACGCCGGATGA
- a CDS encoding GNAT family N-acetyltransferase has product MIETVAIADGVVLRPLTEQDDEALLRAYTHNRDHLRRWEPRRPDEFYTLAGQSHRLKDLLRQAADGRTVPWVLADGDEIVGGMTLNNLVRGPWLNADLGYWTDARYTGRGLTTRAVLEVCRLADQVLGLHRIAAATLLDNVASQSVLRKAGFEQVGTAPRYLEIDGRWQDHRLFQRILNDRPAFSF; this is encoded by the coding sequence GTGATCGAGACGGTAGCAATCGCCGACGGCGTCGTCCTGCGCCCGCTCACCGAGCAGGACGACGAGGCCCTGCTCCGGGCCTACACCCACAACCGTGACCACCTGCGCCGCTGGGAGCCGCGGCGCCCCGACGAGTTCTACACGCTCGCCGGCCAGTCCCACCGGCTCAAGGACCTGCTGCGGCAGGCGGCCGACGGCCGCACGGTGCCCTGGGTGCTGGCGGACGGCGACGAGATCGTGGGCGGCATGACGCTCAACAACCTCGTACGCGGCCCGTGGCTCAACGCCGACCTCGGCTACTGGACCGACGCCCGCTACACCGGCCGCGGCCTGACCACCAGGGCCGTGCTGGAGGTGTGCCGGCTGGCCGACCAGGTGCTCGGCCTGCACCGCATCGCCGCGGCGACCCTGCTCGACAACGTGGCCTCGCAGAGCGTGCTCCGCAAGGCCGGCTTCGAGCAGGTCGGCACCGCGCCCCGCTATCTGGAGATCGACGGCCGCTGGCAGGACCACCGGCTGTTCCAGCGGATACTCAACGACCGCCCCGCCTTCTCGTTCTGA
- a CDS encoding quinone-dependent dihydroorotate dehydrogenase — MYRLVFTQVLRRFDAEAVHRLTVSALALLARLPLLKRLLHRALAPRDPVLRVSAFGVHFPGPLGLAAGFDKDAACAEAVAALGFGHVEVGTITAHAQPGNPRPRLFRLVPQHAVINRMGFNNDGAKAAARRLRRPRGVPVVVGVNIGKTKVVPESGAVADYVAGAKELAPLADYLVVNVSSPNTPGLRDLQAVELLRPLLAAVKEVADGTPRRTPLLVKIAPDLADEDVDAIADLALELGLDGIIATNTTVRHGGETGGLSGRPLKERSLQVLRRLRARVGDRLTLVSVGGVEDADDVWERVLAGATLVQGYTGWIYGGPLWAARIHRQLARRARRHGMKSIAEAVGRTA, encoded by the coding sequence ATGTATCGCCTCGTGTTCACGCAGGTCTTGCGGCGTTTCGACGCCGAGGCCGTGCACCGTCTGACCGTGAGCGCCCTCGCGCTCCTCGCCCGCCTGCCGCTGCTCAAGCGGCTCCTGCACCGGGCGCTCGCGCCGCGTGACCCGGTCCTGCGGGTCAGCGCGTTCGGCGTGCACTTCCCGGGCCCGCTGGGGCTGGCCGCGGGCTTCGACAAGGACGCCGCCTGCGCGGAGGCCGTCGCGGCGCTCGGCTTCGGCCACGTCGAGGTCGGCACCATCACTGCGCACGCCCAGCCGGGCAACCCGCGCCCGCGGCTGTTCCGGCTGGTGCCGCAGCACGCGGTGATCAACCGGATGGGCTTCAACAACGACGGCGCGAAGGCCGCCGCCCGCCGGCTGCGCCGTCCGCGCGGCGTGCCGGTCGTGGTCGGGGTGAACATCGGCAAGACCAAGGTCGTCCCCGAGTCGGGGGCGGTCGCCGACTACGTCGCCGGCGCGAAGGAGCTGGCGCCGCTGGCCGACTACCTGGTGGTCAACGTCAGCTCGCCCAACACCCCAGGGCTGCGCGACCTCCAGGCGGTCGAGCTGCTGCGCCCGCTGCTCGCCGCCGTCAAGGAGGTCGCCGACGGCACGCCGCGCCGCACCCCGCTGCTGGTCAAGATCGCGCCCGACCTCGCCGACGAGGACGTCGACGCCATCGCCGACCTGGCCCTGGAGCTGGGGCTCGACGGCATCATCGCGACCAACACCACGGTCAGGCACGGCGGCGAGACCGGCGGGCTGTCCGGCCGCCCGCTGAAGGAGCGCTCGCTGCAGGTGCTGCGCCGGCTGCGGGCCCGCGTCGGCGACCGCCTCACGCTGGTGTCCGTGGGCGGCGTCGAGGACGCCGACGACGTCTGGGAGCGGGTGCTCGCCGGCGCGACCCTGGTGCAGGGCTACACCGGCTGGATCTACGGCGGCCCGCTGTGGGCGGCCAGGATCCACCGGCAGCTCGCCCGCCGGGCCCGCAGACACGGGATGAAGAGCATCGCCGAAGCCGTCGGCCGCACCGCCTAG
- a CDS encoding N-acetylmuramoyl-L-alanine amidase, with translation MRALAASVLAACGLIASACGGAGSGGAATDQAAPATAGSRQEPSQGQTPPQETPAQEQSSGKQEPPKGKPLDGKVIVLDPGHNGNNYRRPDIINRPVDVLTEKKACDTTGTSTNSGYSEAAFTWDVSTRLTRILRERGATVKLTRSNNTGVGPCITQRAAIGNKAGADAALSIHADGAGPRDHGFHVIMPKKIGGPVDKVVAKSSRLGIDIRDAFRKGTGIPYSTYIGKNALDYRNDLGGLNLSTVPKVFIETGNMRNAGDAAKLSSPAFRQRIAVALANGLQHYLGT, from the coding sequence ATGCGTGCTCTAGCAGCCTCAGTCCTCGCCGCTTGCGGCCTGATCGCCTCCGCGTGCGGCGGTGCCGGTTCCGGCGGCGCCGCGACCGATCAGGCCGCTCCCGCGACCGCCGGCTCGCGGCAGGAGCCCTCGCAGGGACAGACGCCGCCGCAGGAGACCCCGGCGCAGGAGCAGAGCTCCGGCAAGCAGGAGCCGCCGAAGGGCAAGCCGCTGGACGGCAAGGTGATCGTCCTCGACCCGGGCCACAACGGCAACAACTACCGCCGCCCGGACATCATCAACCGCCCGGTCGACGTGCTGACCGAGAAGAAGGCCTGCGACACCACCGGCACCTCGACCAACAGCGGCTACAGCGAGGCCGCCTTCACCTGGGACGTCTCCACCCGGCTGACCAGGATCCTGCGCGAGCGCGGCGCGACCGTCAAGCTCACCAGGAGCAACAACACCGGCGTCGGCCCCTGCATCACCCAGCGGGCCGCGATCGGCAACAAGGCCGGCGCGGACGCCGCGCTCTCCATCCACGCCGACGGCGCGGGCCCGCGCGACCACGGCTTCCACGTGATCATGCCGAAGAAGATCGGCGGCCCGGTGGACAAGGTCGTGGCCAAGTCGTCCAGGCTGGGCATCGACATTCGGGACGCCTTCCGCAAGGGCACCGGCATCCCCTACTCCACCTACATCGGCAAGAACGCGCTCGACTACCGCAACGACCTCGGCGGGCTCAACCTGTCCACCGTGCCGAAGGTCTTCATCGAGACCGGCAACATGCGCAACGCGGGCGACGCGGCCAAGCTGTCGAGCCCGGCGTTCCGGCAGCGGATCGCGGTGGCGCTGGCGAACGGATTGCAGCACTATTTGGGGACATGA
- a CDS encoding beta-N-acetylhexosaminidase, translating into MIPRPVLSSHLSGSYELTTGATVSGDLVDAVRLALPGLDPRPGDTGEIDVRRDPALGAEAYRLTVGSRGVEIVAGGRAGAFYAAQTLHQLLPAASYRHTGRASWPVPGVRVEDAPRFPWRGLHLDVARHFFPKREVLRLIDLMALHKLNRLHLHLVDDQGWRVESRAYPLLHEVSSHRPRTAVHPHGEPAAYDEVPHGGYYTLDDLAEIGAYARARCVTVVPEIDVPGHASAILAAYPTFGATGEPYEVLDRWGISPAILSPLPPTVEFLTTIFDEVIGALGETPYVHIGGDEVVLDHWAASPEITAYQESLGLATANELQAWFLRRLADALAERGARTVVWDEAFVSGGLRQDTVVMPWRGMGVGRRAAAAGHDVVATPVFPLYFDYAETSSPDEPQAIADAITVADVAAFVPAPEEWTDEERARVLGAQAQLWTERVPDARTADYKLWPRACALAEVAWSGAAQDGFDGRLAEHLGRLDALGVEYRPLAGPHPWQRRRPHRASPVPVTELMARIEAMTHDPESTRPSVS; encoded by the coding sequence ATGATCCCTCGTCCCGTACTTTCCTCCCACCTGTCCGGTTCGTACGAGCTGACCACCGGCGCGACCGTGTCCGGCGACCTCGTGGACGCCGTCCGTCTCGCCCTGCCCGGCCTCGACCCGCGCCCCGGGGACACCGGCGAGATCGACGTGCGGCGCGATCCGGCGCTGGGCGCGGAGGCGTACCGGCTGACGGTGGGATCGCGGGGCGTGGAGATCGTCGCCGGCGGGCGGGCGGGGGCGTTCTACGCGGCGCAGACGCTGCACCAGCTCCTGCCGGCCGCCTCCTACCGGCACACCGGGCGGGCGTCCTGGCCGGTGCCCGGCGTACGGGTGGAGGACGCTCCCCGCTTCCCGTGGCGCGGCCTGCACCTGGACGTGGCCCGGCACTTCTTCCCCAAGCGCGAGGTGCTGCGCCTGATCGACCTCATGGCGCTGCACAAGCTCAACCGGCTCCACCTGCACCTGGTGGACGACCAGGGATGGCGGGTGGAGAGCCGGGCGTACCCGCTGCTGCACGAGGTCTCCTCGCACCGGCCGCGCACCGCCGTCCACCCCCACGGGGAGCCCGCCGCCTACGACGAGGTGCCGCACGGCGGCTACTACACGCTGGACGACCTGGCCGAGATCGGGGCGTACGCGCGGGCGCGCTGCGTGACGGTCGTGCCGGAGATCGACGTGCCGGGGCACGCCTCGGCGATCCTGGCCGCCTATCCGACGTTCGGGGCGACCGGGGAGCCGTACGAGGTGCTGGACCGGTGGGGCATCTCCCCCGCGATCCTGTCGCCGCTGCCGCCGACCGTGGAGTTCCTGACCACGATCTTCGACGAGGTGATCGGCGCGCTCGGCGAGACCCCGTACGTGCACATCGGCGGCGACGAGGTCGTGCTCGACCATTGGGCGGCCTCCCCCGAGATCACCGCCTACCAGGAGTCGCTGGGGCTCGCCACCGCCAACGAGCTGCAGGCGTGGTTCCTGCGCCGGCTGGCCGACGCGCTGGCCGAGCGGGGGGCGCGGACCGTGGTGTGGGACGAGGCGTTCGTCAGCGGCGGCCTGCGGCAGGACACGGTGGTCATGCCGTGGCGCGGCATGGGCGTGGGCCGGCGGGCCGCGGCGGCCGGGCACGACGTGGTGGCGACGCCGGTGTTCCCGCTCTACTTCGACTACGCCGAGACGTCCTCGCCGGACGAGCCGCAGGCGATCGCCGATGCGATCACCGTGGCGGACGTGGCCGCGTTCGTGCCCGCCCCCGAGGAATGGACGGACGAGGAGCGCGCCCGCGTGCTGGGCGCGCAGGCGCAGCTCTGGACCGAGCGCGTCCCCGACGCCCGCACCGCCGACTACAAATTGTGGCCCCGGGCCTGCGCGCTGGCCGAGGTCGCCTGGTCCGGCGCCGCCCAGGACGGCTTCGACGGGCGGCTGGCCGAGCACCTGGGGCGGCTGGACGCGCTCGGCGTGGAGTACCGGCCGCTCGCCGGGCCGCACCCGTGGCAGCGGCGCCGCCCGCACCGGGCGAGCCCCGTGCCGGTCACCGAGCTCATGGCCCGCATCGAGGCCATGACCCATGACCCCGAGTCCACCAGGCCGAGCGTGTCGTGA
- a CDS encoding tautomerase family protein: protein MAQVKVYGRRDVWAGRQRELSDMLQECLVSAWGVPEDKRFHRFLLLDPDDFVCPQRGERYVVVEVVCFTGRSDDAKRALIRELYARWPHDPEDIEITIIEMPRVNWGIRGVPADELTLPYKVEV from the coding sequence ATGGCGCAGGTGAAGGTGTACGGACGCAGGGACGTGTGGGCCGGGCGGCAGCGGGAGCTGTCGGACATGCTGCAGGAGTGCCTGGTGAGCGCGTGGGGCGTGCCGGAGGACAAGCGGTTCCACCGCTTCCTGCTGCTCGACCCCGACGACTTCGTCTGCCCCCAGCGGGGCGAGCGCTACGTCGTCGTGGAGGTGGTCTGCTTCACCGGCCGCAGCGACGACGCCAAGCGGGCGCTCATCCGCGAGCTCTACGCCCGCTGGCCGCACGACCCCGAGGACATCGAGATCACGATCATCGAGATGCCGCGGGTCAACTGGGGCATCCGCGGGGTTCCCGCCGATGAGCTGACCCTTCCGTACAAGGTGGAGGTCTAG
- the lpdA gene encoding dihydrolipoyl dehydrogenase: MSTHYDVVVLGAGPGGYTAAVRAAQLGLRTAVVEEKYWGGVCLNVGCIPSKALLRNAELAHIFHNEAKTFGISGEVTFDYGAAFQRSRKVADGRVKGVHYLMKKNAITEYDGRGTFLDANTLQVNGETITFSHCIIAAGATTRLIPGTQLSERVVTYEEQILSEDLPRSIIIAGAGAIGVEFAYVLHNYGVKVTIVEFLDRVVPLEDEEVSAELAKRYKRLGIEVMTSTRVDGIEDTGSSVKVTVTKNGQQQVLEADKVMQAIGFQPRVDGYGLEKTGVALTDRGAIAVDGRCRTNVPHIFAIGDVTAKLMLAHAAEAMGVIAAETIGDAETMELDYVMIPRATYCQPQVASFGYTEAQARDLGYDVKVAKFPFTANGKAHGLGDSAGFVKIISDDTHGELLGAHLIGPEVTELLPELTLAQQWDLTVHEVARNVHAHPTLGEAVKEAVHGLAGHMINM; this comes from the coding sequence ATGAGCACTCACTATGACGTCGTCGTTCTCGGCGCGGGTCCGGGAGGATACACGGCCGCGGTCCGCGCCGCCCAGCTCGGGCTGCGCACCGCGGTCGTCGAGGAGAAGTACTGGGGAGGCGTCTGCCTGAACGTCGGCTGCATCCCGTCGAAGGCGCTGCTGCGCAACGCCGAGCTGGCCCACATCTTCCACAACGAGGCCAAGACCTTCGGCATCAGCGGCGAGGTCACCTTCGACTACGGCGCGGCCTTCCAGCGCAGCCGCAAGGTGGCCGACGGCCGGGTCAAGGGCGTTCACTACCTGATGAAGAAGAACGCCATCACCGAGTACGACGGGCGGGGCACGTTCCTCGACGCCAACACCCTCCAGGTGAACGGCGAGACCATCACCTTCTCCCACTGCATCATCGCGGCCGGGGCCACCACGAGGCTGATCCCCGGCACGCAGTTGTCCGAGCGGGTGGTGACGTACGAGGAGCAGATCCTCAGCGAGGACCTGCCGCGCAGCATCATCATCGCGGGCGCCGGCGCCATCGGCGTGGAGTTCGCGTACGTGCTGCACAACTACGGCGTCAAGGTGACCATCGTCGAGTTCCTCGACCGCGTCGTGCCGCTGGAGGACGAGGAGGTCTCCGCCGAGCTGGCCAAGCGTTACAAGCGGCTCGGCATCGAGGTGATGACCTCGACCCGTGTGGACGGCATCGAGGACACCGGCTCCTCCGTCAAGGTCACCGTCACCAAGAACGGCCAGCAGCAGGTGCTGGAGGCCGACAAGGTCATGCAGGCGATCGGCTTCCAGCCGCGCGTGGACGGCTACGGCCTGGAGAAGACCGGCGTGGCGCTGACCGACCGGGGCGCGATCGCCGTGGACGGCCGTTGCCGTACGAACGTGCCGCACATCTTCGCCATCGGCGACGTCACGGCCAAGCTGATGCTGGCGCACGCGGCCGAGGCCATGGGCGTCATCGCGGCCGAGACGATCGGCGACGCCGAGACGATGGAGCTCGACTACGTCATGATCCCGCGGGCGACCTACTGCCAGCCGCAGGTGGCGAGCTTCGGCTACACCGAGGCGCAGGCCCGTGACCTGGGCTACGACGTGAAGGTGGCGAAGTTCCCGTTCACGGCGAACGGCAAGGCGCACGGTCTCGGCGACAGCGCCGGCTTCGTCAAGATCATCAGCGATGACACGCACGGCGAGCTGCTCGGCGCCCACCTGATCGGCCCCGAGGTCACCGAGCTGCTGCCGGAGCTGACGCTGGCCCAGCAGTGGGACCTCACCGTGCACGAGGTGGCGCGCAACGTCCACGCCCACCCGACGCTCGGCGAGGCGGTCAAGGAGGCCGTCCACGGGCTCGCGGGGCACATGATCAACATGTGA
- a CDS encoding LacI family DNA-binding transcriptional regulator gives MSGPPVKTSTITELREVDALPRPRPTIRNVAERAGVSKSLVSLVLRGSPHVSEHRRQAVLQAARELGYRPNAVARSLVEGRTHLVGALVADLHNPFYAEFLDGLQESLHGDGLRMLIGNSQWDPAFEDEAVEAFLELRVDGLVLLGIAPTSETLIEATAYTPTVVVGERDIELDGVDIVVDDDQLGARLAIDHLVGLGHKRIAHIEGPRSSRCEGYLVAMRRHSLAPYIMVEAADASEEGGREAATALLTRDPRPTAIFAANDVVALGVLSAAADLGLRVPEDLSVVGYDNTQVSASTHVSLTSVDQARRAMGRSAAALLSDRIGDPGKGSRLREVRPELIVRRSTGRV, from the coding sequence ATGTCAGGACCGCCCGTCAAAACTTCAACGATCACTGAGCTGAGAGAGGTAGATGCCTTGCCTCGGCCCAGACCGACCATCCGGAACGTCGCCGAGCGAGCCGGCGTCTCGAAATCGCTGGTCTCACTCGTGCTGCGAGGATCCCCGCACGTGAGCGAGCACCGGCGCCAGGCCGTGCTGCAGGCCGCCCGCGAGCTGGGCTACCGGCCCAACGCGGTCGCGCGCAGCCTCGTCGAAGGACGTACCCACCTCGTCGGCGCGCTCGTCGCCGACCTGCACAACCCGTTCTACGCCGAGTTCCTGGACGGCCTGCAGGAGAGCCTGCACGGCGACGGCTTACGCATGCTCATCGGCAACAGCCAGTGGGACCCCGCCTTCGAGGACGAGGCCGTCGAGGCCTTCCTGGAGCTGCGGGTCGACGGGCTGGTGCTGCTGGGCATCGCCCCGACCAGCGAGACGCTGATCGAGGCCACCGCGTACACGCCGACGGTGGTCGTCGGGGAACGTGACATCGAGCTCGACGGCGTCGACATCGTGGTCGACGACGACCAGCTCGGCGCCCGCCTGGCCATCGACCACCTGGTCGGGCTGGGCCACAAGCGCATCGCGCACATCGAGGGGCCGCGTTCGTCACGGTGCGAGGGATACCTCGTGGCGATGCGCAGGCACTCGCTGGCGCCGTACATCATGGTCGAAGCGGCGGACGCCTCGGAGGAGGGCGGGCGGGAGGCGGCGACGGCGCTGCTGACCCGCGACCCCAGGCCCACGGCGATCTTCGCCGCCAACGACGTGGTCGCGCTCGGCGTGCTGTCCGCCGCCGCCGACCTGGGCCTGCGCGTCCCCGAGGACCTGTCCGTGGTCGGCTACGACAACACCCAGGTGTCGGCCTCCACCCACGTCTCGCTGACCTCCGTCGACCAGGCCAGGCGGGCCATGGGGCGGTCGGCGGCGGCGCTGCTGAGCGACCGGATCGGCGATCCCGGCAAGGGCTCGCGGCTGCGCGAGGTGCGGCCGGAGCTGATCGTGAGGCGGAGCACGGGTCGCGTCTGA
- a CDS encoding TetR/AcrR family transcriptional regulator, translated as MTSGKSAETARPARRRLSVDRRREELMAAALELFSTRDAEDVSIDDVASAAGASRALVYHYFGGKQELYVAALKSAAEQLESRLRPQGGGRPLDDLASGLGRYFDFVEEHAAGFAALLRGGPANRSGEVGEIVDGVRRRLFRLIQEQMGVEEPSPVLRATLRSWIASVETAGLDWLEHRDLERPALERMLVDQMVALLGVAAAYDADVAALLERLA; from the coding sequence GTGACATCCGGGAAGTCAGCCGAGACGGCACGGCCGGCGCGGCGCAGGCTCAGCGTGGACCGCCGTCGCGAAGAGCTGATGGCGGCGGCTCTGGAGCTTTTCAGCACCCGCGACGCGGAGGATGTCTCGATCGACGACGTGGCGTCGGCGGCGGGCGCCTCGCGCGCCCTGGTCTACCACTACTTCGGCGGCAAGCAGGAGCTCTACGTGGCCGCGCTGAAGAGCGCGGCCGAGCAACTGGAGTCGCGGCTCCGGCCGCAGGGCGGCGGCCGGCCGCTGGACGACCTGGCGTCCGGGCTCGGCCGCTATTTCGACTTCGTCGAGGAGCACGCGGCCGGCTTCGCGGCGCTGCTGCGCGGCGGCCCCGCCAACCGTTCCGGCGAGGTCGGCGAGATCGTCGACGGCGTGCGGCGGCGGTTGTTCCGCCTCATCCAGGAGCAGATGGGGGTCGAGGAGCCCAGCCCGGTGCTGCGCGCGACCCTGCGCTCGTGGATCGCGTCGGTGGAGACGGCCGGCCTCGACTGGCTGGAGCACCGCGATCTCGAACGCCCCGCGCTCGAACGCATGCTCGTGGACCAGATGGTGGCGCTGCTCGGGGTCGCGGCCGCCTACGACGCCGACGTCGCAGCCCTGCTGGAGCGGCTGGCTTAG
- a CDS encoding SDR family NAD(P)-dependent oxidoreductase: protein MTNAEQTTVLITGANKGLGLETARRLGAEGWKVFLGSRDEGRGRAAAATLAEGGADVVVVPLDVTSDRSVADAVRLVREHTDRLDVLVNNAGAPGNVVPPAQTTAEEVHAVYDTNVYGPVRVTNAFLPLLQAADNPRVVMVSSAGGSFAVMADPTQPVTKMHELAYSSSKAALNMITVRYAQALPHVKVNALTPGEVVARKFTATDMNHHTGQLTVTEGSDPIIELATLDADGPSGIFIDRLGPIAW, encoded by the coding sequence ATGACGAACGCAGAACAGACCACAGTGCTCATCACCGGCGCCAACAAGGGCCTCGGCCTGGAGACGGCCCGGCGGCTCGGCGCGGAAGGGTGGAAGGTGTTCCTCGGCTCCCGCGACGAGGGCCGCGGCCGGGCGGCGGCGGCCACGCTCGCCGAGGGCGGCGCCGACGTGGTCGTGGTCCCGCTCGACGTCACCTCCGACCGGTCGGTGGCCGACGCCGTACGGCTCGTCCGCGAGCACACCGACCGCCTCGACGTGCTGGTCAACAACGCCGGCGCGCCCGGCAACGTCGTCCCGCCCGCGCAGACGACCGCCGAGGAGGTGCACGCCGTCTACGACACCAACGTCTACGGGCCGGTCCGGGTGACGAACGCGTTCCTGCCCCTGCTCCAGGCGGCCGACAACCCGCGCGTGGTGATGGTCTCCAGCGCCGGCGGCTCCTTCGCGGTCATGGCCGACCCCACCCAGCCGGTCACGAAGATGCACGAGCTCGCCTACAGCTCGTCGAAGGCGGCACTCAACATGATCACCGTCCGCTACGCCCAGGCGCTCCCGCACGTCAAGGTCAACGCCCTCACCCCGGGGGAGGTCGTGGCCCGCAAGTTCACCGCCACCGACATGAACCACCACACCGGACAGCTCACCGTCACCGAGGGCAGCGACCCGATCATCGAGCTCGCCACGCTGGACGCGGACGGGCCGAGCGGGATCTTCATCGACCGCCTCGGCCCCATCGCCTGGTGA
- a CDS encoding response regulator — protein MIRILLADDEALMRAGVRAILAADPELDVVAEAGDGRQAVDLAISHHPDVALLDIRMPRLDGLAAAAEIRGAAPGTAVVMLTTFGEDDYIAKALDVGAAGFLLKSGDPRELIAGIRAVAEGAAYLSPRVAQRVIAQLSGGRMVRGARARDRVEALTGREREVLALVGAGLSNAEIAGRLHLVEGTVKAYVSAILTRLDVRNRVQAAIIAHEAGLVA, from the coding sequence GTGATCCGCATCCTCCTCGCCGACGACGAGGCCCTGATGCGCGCCGGGGTGCGCGCCATCCTCGCCGCCGACCCCGAGCTCGACGTGGTGGCCGAGGCGGGCGACGGACGGCAGGCCGTCGACCTGGCCATCAGCCACCACCCGGACGTCGCGCTGCTCGACATCCGCATGCCCAGGCTCGACGGGCTGGCCGCCGCCGCCGAGATCCGCGGGGCCGCGCCGGGCACCGCGGTGGTGATGCTGACCACATTCGGCGAGGACGACTACATCGCCAAGGCACTCGACGTCGGCGCGGCCGGGTTCCTGCTGAAGTCGGGCGACCCGCGCGAGCTGATCGCCGGGATCCGCGCCGTGGCGGAGGGGGCGGCGTACCTGTCGCCGCGGGTCGCGCAGCGGGTCATCGCGCAGTTGTCGGGCGGCCGGATGGTCCGGGGCGCGCGGGCGCGCGACCGCGTCGAGGCGCTGACCGGGCGGGAGCGGGAGGTGCTGGCCCTGGTGGGGGCGGGGCTGTCCAACGCGGAGATCGCGGGCCGGCTGCACCTCGTGGAGGGCACGGTGAAGGCGTACGTGAGCGCCATCCTGACCCGGCTCGACGTGCGCAACCGCGTCCAGGCCGCGATCATCGCCCACGAGGCCGGGTTGGTAGCCTGA